A region from the Rufibacter sp. DG15C genome encodes:
- a CDS encoding TonB-dependent receptor: MKKFVGLWLGLFCLLLVTHTAVGQALPLKKITASYSQKPIQEVFADLAHQASVRIFYKQEWVDSLLVTDSFNEAALPVVLERVLEKGHLSYILYDTFTVVVVPKEYGRPVNLDSVSWKSTQALANPNRKVELSGRVLNGKTNEPVEGATVKTQEGVNITVTDSNGAFTFSLPVGTYTLQTLALGMREDSRKVPLGSNKYITIPLFEKVNELKEVVVTSASVNQQVERLQMGVAKLDVRQLKMMPAFLGEVDVVRSILSLPGVTTVGEGATGFNVRGGSIDQNLILQDGAPIFNSSHLFGFFSVFNPDMVEDVTLYSGGMPARFGGRISSVLDVALKEGSPEHFKASGGVGLVASRLQVEGPLVKNKASFLVAGRVAYPDWLLQFVPDQSVRNSSGYFYDANAKFTLQASEKDHLSFSGYKSKDGFRFGSDTTYTWGTNLASVQWQHDFSRTLSTSLTGVLGQYDYGLSSNKEATGYTLDFGIAYQLLKAEANYSLSDKHAFNAGAEVTNYLFNQGDLQPSATSILRAEKMPEEKSLEGALFLEHVYTPSPILSISYGLRYSGYRQLGPGDALILGEQQTQEEGTVIGTISYSKGEAMQQYFTFEPRFSLRYTLNENSSVKLGVNRTAQYVHLISNTMSASPVDIWKTSNNNLKPQIGDQVSLGYYRNLLEHTLELSIETYYKRIQNVVDYRDGAQLVLNSTLDAELVQGDGKAYGFEVMARRKEKRLTGWLSYSYSRAFRDVSTINGGRSYPANYDKPHNLSLVLNQQLAKRFSVSGNFTFSTGRPATYPESVAKVGGMVFLYYNGRNQYRIPNYHRLDLAFTLDGTNKKNKKWQNSWVFSLYNVYGRKNPYSVYFMPSYGGTTPQAYQLSVIGAIVPALTYNFKFNK; encoded by the coding sequence ATGAAAAAATTTGTTGGCCTTTGGCTGGGTCTTTTCTGTTTATTGCTGGTGACGCATACTGCCGTTGGGCAGGCTCTTCCCTTAAAGAAAATTACTGCATCTTATTCCCAAAAACCCATTCAAGAAGTGTTTGCTGACTTGGCACACCAGGCCTCGGTGCGCATTTTCTATAAGCAGGAATGGGTAGACAGCTTACTGGTGACTGATTCTTTTAATGAGGCAGCTTTACCGGTGGTTCTGGAGAGAGTTTTGGAGAAAGGCCATCTCTCCTATATTCTGTATGACACCTTTACGGTAGTGGTGGTGCCTAAAGAATATGGTCGGCCTGTAAACTTAGACTCTGTGTCTTGGAAAAGTACGCAAGCGCTGGCTAACCCTAATAGAAAGGTGGAGTTAAGCGGCAGGGTGTTGAACGGCAAGACCAATGAACCTGTAGAGGGGGCTACTGTGAAAACGCAAGAAGGCGTGAACATTACCGTAACCGACAGCAACGGAGCTTTTACTTTCTCTTTGCCGGTAGGCACTTATACCTTGCAGACCCTGGCCCTTGGCATGCGCGAAGACAGCCGTAAAGTCCCCTTAGGCAGCAATAAATACATTACCATTCCTCTTTTTGAAAAAGTAAATGAATTAAAGGAAGTGGTGGTGACCTCAGCTTCTGTCAACCAACAGGTAGAGCGGCTGCAAATGGGCGTGGCTAAGCTAGATGTGCGGCAATTGAAAATGATGCCTGCCTTTCTAGGGGAAGTGGACGTGGTGCGCAGTATCTTGTCCTTGCCCGGGGTAACCACCGTAGGCGAAGGCGCCACTGGTTTCAATGTGCGGGGCGGAAGCATTGACCAGAATTTAATCCTGCAAGACGGGGCTCCCATCTTCAATTCCTCGCACCTGTTTGGCTTCTTCTCAGTGTTTAATCCAGACATGGTGGAAGACGTTACTTTGTATAGCGGGGGTATGCCGGCCAGATTTGGTGGCCGCATTTCCTCTGTCTTGGATGTTGCCTTGAAAGAAGGAAGCCCGGAACATTTCAAGGCAAGTGGCGGCGTGGGGCTGGTGGCTAGCAGACTACAAGTAGAGGGGCCGTTGGTAAAGAACAAGGCATCGTTCTTAGTGGCTGGCCGCGTGGCGTATCCAGATTGGTTGCTACAGTTCGTGCCCGACCAGTCAGTTAGAAACAGTTCTGGGTATTTTTATGACGCCAACGCCAAATTTACGCTACAGGCAAGTGAAAAAGACCATCTGAGTTTCTCTGGCTACAAAAGCAAAGACGGTTTCAGGTTTGGGTCAGACACTACGTACACATGGGGCACTAACCTGGCTTCGGTTCAATGGCAGCATGACTTCTCTAGAACCCTGAGCACCTCTTTGACCGGTGTGCTAGGTCAGTATGATTATGGGTTAAGCTCAAATAAAGAAGCCACAGGGTATACTTTAGATTTCGGGATTGCCTACCAATTGCTAAAGGCAGAGGCTAACTATAGCTTGAGTGATAAGCACGCCTTTAACGCAGGGGCAGAAGTTACTAACTACCTGTTTAACCAAGGTGACTTGCAACCTAGTGCCACTTCCATTCTTAGAGCAGAGAAAATGCCCGAGGAAAAGTCTCTGGAAGGAGCCTTGTTTTTAGAGCATGTTTATACGCCCAGCCCGATTCTATCTATCAGTTACGGACTGCGGTATTCTGGGTATAGGCAATTGGGTCCCGGTGACGCCTTGATTTTGGGGGAGCAACAAACGCAGGAAGAAGGCACGGTGATTGGAACCATATCTTACAGCAAAGGGGAGGCCATGCAACAGTACTTTACCTTTGAGCCGCGCTTTTCCCTTAGGTACACGCTTAATGAAAACAGTTCAGTGAAGTTGGGGGTGAATAGAACGGCCCAATACGTGCACCTCATCTCCAATACCATGTCTGCCTCTCCGGTAGACATCTGGAAGACCAGCAACAACAACTTAAAACCGCAGATAGGTGACCAGGTAAGTCTGGGATACTATAGAAACCTGCTGGAACATACCCTAGAACTATCCATAGAAACGTATTATAAAAGGATTCAAAACGTAGTGGATTACCGGGACGGCGCACAGCTGGTCTTAAACTCCACCCTGGATGCAGAACTAGTGCAGGGCGACGGCAAGGCCTATGGGTTTGAGGTGATGGCTCGCCGCAAGGAGAAAAGGCTGACCGGTTGGTTGAGTTATTCTTACTCCAGAGCATTCAGAGACGTGAGCACTATCAATGGCGGGCGTAGCTACCCGGCCAACTATGACAAGCCGCATAATTTGTCGCTGGTCCTTAACCAGCAACTGGCCAAGCGGTTTAGTGTGTCAGGCAATTTTACGTTTAGCACCGGCCGGCCCGCTACTTATCCAGAGTCGGTGGCCAAGGTGGGCGGCATGGTATTTCTGTATTACAATGGCCGCAACCAGTACCGCATTCCCAACTACCATAGACTAGATTTGGCCTTTACCCTGGACGGTACCAACAAGAAAAACAAGAAATGGCAGAACAGTTGGGTTTTCTCTTTGTACAACGTGTACGGGCGCAAAAATCCTTATTCGGTGTACTTTATGCCTTCTTACGGGGGTACCACGCCGCAGGCCTATCAATTGTCTGTCATAGGGGCCATAGTTCCGGCCCTTACCTATAACTTCAAATTCAACAAATGA
- a CDS encoding DUF4249 domain-containing protein gives MRNAHIRFLLIGALVWLSACIEPIEVVTGTQQDTLVVDGTVTSKVNPQTGQRELACTILLSSAEPFNSASGIVVSRPITGAQVYVQDKQGNKWPVPEKTELQNNKVTVIKGNYGFLVSSTESQVGNVFTVFIKLPNGKEYQSQPEVLQAVPPIQELEFIFKEFVEVVKNGAGENVEKKTPAFEVSVTVNDPANAQNAYRWETEGIFQYQTNPPEILPPPASICWSYAGRINKQIEAIDDSRTNGQRIKLPVAVVPFDLQTRYQAIVRQYSLTPKAYEFWRLYRQQQTSVGSITDPAPAQIRGNLFNVKDPSEVVIGYFGTSEVNEKFIIINRSLYGPMPGAPFVVLTRDCRGLYSNSTHIPPFGF, from the coding sequence ATGAGAAACGCACACATACGGTTTCTTCTGATAGGGGCACTGGTCTGGTTGTCTGCCTGCATTGAACCGATAGAGGTGGTGACCGGTACCCAGCAAGATACCTTGGTGGTAGATGGAACCGTCACTAGTAAAGTAAACCCACAGACCGGGCAGAGAGAGTTGGCATGTACTATCCTTTTATCTTCGGCAGAACCCTTTAACAGCGCCTCTGGCATAGTGGTAAGTCGTCCAATTACAGGAGCCCAGGTGTATGTGCAAGACAAGCAGGGGAACAAATGGCCAGTGCCTGAAAAAACAGAGCTGCAAAACAACAAAGTCACTGTCATAAAGGGTAATTATGGCTTTCTGGTTTCGTCCACTGAGTCACAGGTGGGCAATGTGTTCACTGTTTTCATTAAACTACCCAACGGAAAAGAATACCAGTCCCAACCAGAGGTGTTGCAAGCGGTGCCCCCAATACAGGAGCTTGAATTTATCTTTAAGGAATTTGTAGAAGTTGTTAAGAATGGCGCCGGCGAAAATGTAGAAAAGAAAACCCCGGCCTTTGAGGTAAGCGTGACCGTCAATGACCCGGCCAATGCGCAAAATGCCTATAGATGGGAGACCGAGGGCATTTTTCAATACCAGACCAATCCGCCAGAGATCCTTCCACCGCCGGCCTCCATCTGTTGGTCGTACGCCGGGCGCATTAACAAGCAGATTGAGGCTATAGATGATAGTAGAACCAATGGGCAGCGCATCAAGTTGCCAGTGGCCGTAGTGCCCTTTGACCTGCAGACCAGGTACCAGGCCATTGTACGGCAATACTCCCTTACGCCTAAGGCATATGAGTTTTGGCGATTGTACAGACAGCAACAGACCAGTGTAGGCAGTATCACAGACCCGGCTCCAGCCCAGATTAGAGGCAACCTCTTTAACGTCAAAGATCCCTCAGAAGTGGTCATTGGCTACTTTGGGACCTCAGAAGTGAATGAGAAATTCATTATCATCAACCGGTCTCTGTATGGTCCTATGCCTGGCGCACCCTTTGTGGTATTAACCAGAGACTGCCGAGGGCTTTACTCCAACAGCACGCATATTCCTCCTTTCGGATTTTAA
- a CDS encoding MG2 domain-containing protein, whose product MAVLLNVVGFFSQHSNAQTLSLQEQVRRVEAALVQERIALQHDKPFYLAGEQLWFNVYLSGRDTAGLSKVVYVEVRDANGKEVTSQAHLVTDNSATGDVALPKNLASGYYQVKAYTAWMKNFSQGQQFSKKILIMNAKDWRKEKSPVLTPSHTVLSQGEQLASVEEKDTLIEGNALAAAAKERLIVKGQQEGSLLVQVLGMGTQPAFLLAEAGGKVFYSSPLAVTDDLRQLEVPLSEVRDKQVRFLLLDNQGKVLAEERAEIHAPQLIRAEVFTAKEQYQPREKVTVKVRLTSGQAGVGNAQLSVAVYADPQRSWGDVKSEHHQDEALWQAIEAGENKRQHLKETEVFPLPRASGKGTRLQEAQSPITNPAVKISASVNQELQRLEAVQFLEEAYEVKRYEKLYQPIPLHMDKTFKLDQYIDFASTESAIQEVTSNLRLSKQKGKFQLRILYTDQFTKYFFKEEPLYLVDGVMVKDIDEILQLDPKDLESIQLAWKTETLSRNNLDQLAWNGIFLVNTKGAAHRERLVKRGFQALFAHLDVPYTLQEVKQESSGQETIPDLRVSLGWFPGLKTDKDGWATFEFTTSDDLDTFRVAIMGVAEQGEMVQAHKFFQVTAPPATAK is encoded by the coding sequence TTGGCTGTACTACTGAACGTTGTTGGATTCTTCAGCCAGCATAGCAACGCCCAAACTCTTTCATTGCAGGAGCAGGTGAGGAGGGTAGAGGCAGCCTTGGTACAAGAACGAATAGCCTTACAGCATGACAAACCATTTTATCTGGCTGGTGAGCAGCTTTGGTTTAACGTGTACTTGTCTGGCCGTGATACTGCAGGCTTGAGCAAGGTGGTGTATGTAGAAGTGAGGGATGCCAATGGTAAAGAGGTAACCTCCCAAGCTCATTTGGTAACCGACAACTCTGCGACTGGTGACGTTGCGTTGCCCAAAAATCTGGCTTCGGGGTATTACCAGGTGAAGGCCTATACCGCCTGGATGAAGAATTTTAGCCAAGGGCAGCAGTTCTCCAAAAAGATTCTAATCATGAATGCCAAGGATTGGCGAAAAGAGAAGAGCCCCGTTCTAACCCCTTCTCATACAGTGCTCAGCCAAGGTGAACAGCTAGCGTCTGTTGAAGAAAAAGATACACTAATAGAGGGAAATGCATTAGCCGCCGCGGCCAAGGAACGCTTGATTGTGAAAGGCCAGCAAGAAGGGAGCCTCTTGGTGCAGGTGCTGGGCATGGGTACTCAACCAGCCTTCCTCTTGGCAGAGGCTGGAGGAAAGGTTTTTTACAGCAGTCCCTTAGCCGTCACAGATGACCTGCGCCAACTAGAAGTCCCACTCTCAGAAGTGAGAGATAAGCAGGTTCGGTTTCTGCTACTGGATAACCAAGGCAAGGTGCTGGCAGAAGAGCGCGCAGAAATACATGCACCGCAGCTAATTCGGGCCGAAGTATTCACTGCAAAAGAACAATACCAGCCCCGTGAAAAAGTAACAGTAAAGGTAAGGCTTACCAGCGGCCAGGCAGGAGTAGGGAATGCGCAACTGTCAGTGGCTGTATACGCTGACCCTCAACGGTCCTGGGGAGATGTAAAAAGTGAACACCATCAGGATGAAGCCTTATGGCAAGCCATTGAGGCCGGAGAGAATAAAAGGCAGCACCTAAAAGAAACAGAGGTTTTCCCGCTCCCTAGAGCATCTGGCAAGGGAACAAGGTTGCAAGAGGCTCAAAGCCCTATTACAAACCCCGCCGTAAAAATTTCTGCTTCTGTTAATCAAGAACTGCAACGGCTGGAGGCGGTGCAGTTTCTTGAAGAGGCCTATGAGGTAAAGAGGTATGAGAAGCTGTACCAGCCTATTCCGTTGCATATGGATAAGACGTTTAAGTTAGACCAGTACATTGACTTTGCGTCCACAGAAAGCGCCATCCAGGAAGTCACCTCTAACCTTAGATTGAGCAAGCAGAAAGGAAAATTCCAACTCCGGATTTTATATACTGACCAGTTCACCAAATACTTTTTTAAGGAAGAGCCGCTTTACCTGGTGGATGGGGTCATGGTCAAAGACATTGATGAGATTCTTCAACTAGACCCTAAAGACCTGGAAAGTATTCAGCTTGCCTGGAAAACAGAAACCCTCAGCCGTAACAACCTGGACCAACTAGCCTGGAACGGAATATTCTTAGTCAATACCAAGGGTGCTGCCCATAGAGAAAGGTTGGTAAAAAGGGGCTTTCAGGCTTTGTTTGCCCACTTGGATGTGCCTTACACCCTTCAAGAAGTTAAACAAGAGAGCTCAGGCCAAGAGACAATCCCAGATTTAAGAGTTTCTTTAGGTTGGTTTCCTGGGTTAAAAACTGACAAGGACGGATGGGCCACCTTTGAGTTCACAACCTCAGATGACCTTGACACTTTTAGGGTAGCCATTATGGGTGTTGCAGAGCAAGGAGAAATGGTACAAGCCCACAAATTTTTCCAAGTGACGGCTCCTCCGGCTACAGCTAAGTAG
- a CDS encoding alanine racemase has product MATLSLDQITEPTLLLNEQIVKANIQRMAQKAQGAGVRLRPHFKTHQSRQIGEWFREAGTTAITVSSVKMAQYFAKHGWQDITVAFPLNRRQLPQIQELAQQITLHLVITSVDDVAFLREHLQTPVNIWIKADTGYGRTGIKAEDIATLDAVLNELRQPSAHTFQGFLAHAGHSYKARGQEQIADVHQQTLDKMRGLKERYSSDWPNLQFSIGDTPCCSVMEDFVGIDEMRPGNYVFYDLTQHQIGSCKLQDLAVALACPIVALHPDRNEVILYGGSVHFSKDALPLPDGNIFGLVVPLTENGWGAPLPDTVVVSLSQEHGIVRTTPALMHHFQQGGLVGVLPVHSCLTADVARSYLTLTGERLEHLSGVVL; this is encoded by the coding sequence ATGGCTACTCTTTCCCTTGACCAAATCACTGAACCTACCCTGCTCCTGAACGAGCAGATTGTCAAGGCCAACATCCAGCGCATGGCCCAGAAAGCCCAGGGCGCCGGAGTGCGCCTGCGTCCGCATTTCAAGACGCACCAAAGCAGACAGATAGGTGAATGGTTTAGAGAAGCCGGCACCACGGCCATCACGGTCTCCTCGGTGAAGATGGCACAGTATTTCGCAAAGCATGGCTGGCAGGACATTACGGTGGCCTTCCCCTTGAACCGACGACAGTTGCCGCAAATTCAGGAGCTGGCTCAACAGATTACCTTGCATTTGGTCATCACTTCTGTGGACGATGTGGCTTTCCTGCGCGAGCATCTGCAAACCCCAGTAAATATCTGGATTAAGGCAGACACTGGGTACGGCCGCACCGGCATCAAAGCCGAAGACATCGCCACGCTGGATGCGGTTTTGAATGAATTGAGGCAACCATCTGCGCATACGTTTCAAGGCTTTCTGGCCCACGCCGGACATTCCTACAAAGCCCGCGGCCAAGAACAGATTGCGGACGTCCACCAACAGACCTTGGACAAAATGCGTGGCTTGAAAGAGCGCTATTCTTCTGACTGGCCTAACCTGCAATTTTCCATTGGCGACACGCCGTGTTGCAGTGTAATGGAAGACTTTGTTGGCATAGATGAGATGCGCCCCGGCAACTACGTCTTCTATGACCTCACCCAGCATCAGATTGGCTCCTGCAAGTTGCAAGACCTTGCCGTAGCCCTGGCTTGTCCCATAGTGGCTCTGCACCCAGACCGAAACGAAGTCATTCTCTACGGCGGCTCCGTACATTTTTCTAAAGATGCCCTGCCTTTGCCTGACGGGAACATCTTTGGCTTGGTAGTGCCTTTAACGGAGAATGGTTGGGGTGCCCCTCTGCCAGATACGGTAGTGGTTTCTCTTTCACAGGAGCATGGCATTGTGCGCACTACGCCAGCGTTGATGCACCATTTTCAGCAGGGAGGTTTGGTGGGCGTTCTGCCGGTGCATTCCTGCTTGACGGCAGATGTGGCTAGAAGCTATTTAACGTTGACAGGTGAACGGCTTGAGCATTTGAGTGGCGTGGTTCTGTAA